A window from Mytilus galloprovincialis chromosome 8, xbMytGall1.hap1.1, whole genome shotgun sequence encodes these proteins:
- the LOC143042085 gene encoding UDP-glucuronosyltransferase 1-2-like: MTFAQRVLNSLFYIIQLIKPTMPSFENLVSKYAPEKPLISNSELKNSFILQISDGDFLIDYPLLTSPNVIMCGGLGTKPAQPLTSLIETFIKKSIEGIAIVSFGSIIKSCSKQMLNTFLLAFQKTKRLNFIFQYGDDEIEKGNTLLLPWLPQNDLLGHVKTKLFITHCGKSSIFEALYHGIPMIGFPIIHDQGANAAIMEDKGYGISMDILNFSVDELVTSIEKVAFNKTFISNIKLASEIFHSRPQTPSQRAAYWIDLVIRYGKQHFRPASLDMPWYSYYMIDIYLFI, translated from the coding sequence ATGACGTTTGCACAACGTGTCTTAAACTCACTGTTCTATATTATTCAGCTGATCAAACCAACAATGCCTTCTTTTGAAAATCTTGTCAGCAAGTATGCTCCGGAAAAGCCTTTGATATCAAACAGCGAACTAAAAAATAGCTTTATTCTACAGATAAGTGATGGCGATTTTTTAATTGATTATCCACTTTTAACTTCACCGAATGTTATTATGTGCGGAGGTTTAGGAACAAAACCAGCTCAACCTTTGACCTCTTTGATAGAGACATTTATTAAAAAGTCTATAGAAGGCATTGCTATCGTTTCATTCGGAAGTATAATTAAGTCATGCTCTAAACAAATGTTGAATACATTTCTTTTAGCCTTTCAAAAGACAAAAcgtttgaattttatatttcagtATGGAGATGATGAAATAGAAAAAGGTAATACTTTACTGTTGCCATGGCTACCACAGAATGATCTACTTGGGCATGTCAAAACGAAATTATTTATCACTCACTGTGGAAAGAGCAGCATCTTTGAAGCTCTCTACCATGGCATACCAATGATAGGGTTTCCGATAATTCACGATCAAGGTGCAAACGCTGCAATTATGGAGGACAAAGGATATGGAATATCAATGGATATTCTAAATTTTTCTGTAGACGAATTAGTTACCTCAATTGAAAAAGTAGCGTTTAATAAAACTTTCATAAGCAATATCAAATTAGCGTCTGAAATATTCCACAGTCGTCCACAAACACCGTCACAAAGAGCAGCCTATTGGATAGACTTGGTAATAAGATATGGAAAACAACATTTCAGACCAGCATCACTAGATATGCCGTGGTACTCTTATTATATGATCGATATTTATCTGTTTATCTAG